The Photobacterium sp. TY1-4 DNA window CACAACGGCCGCGACCAGGTAGGGATTGTGCCACGAGATTGCCACTTCTCCCTCGGGGAGAAAGACAATGGGCGAAAAAATGGCGGTTAGGACTGCCGGACTCGAATAGCTCAGCAACTTTTGGGTTTCAGCACCCAGCTTGATCGGTAAGCCGGGCGCCAGGA harbors:
- a CDS encoding AzlD domain-containing protein; this encodes MIWMSIGAMALLVFASRYLFLAPGLPIKLGAETQKLLSYSSPAVLTAIFSPIVFLPEGEVAISWHNPYLVAAVVAVLLSWKLNNVLLTTVLSMALFFLLSAW